The stretch of DNA CAAAATATAGCAACAAAACTAggcatttgaagaagaagagtcATTACCGATTAGCATGGAGGAGAGCAGCGGGGCCGAGATAAGACTCGGGATTCCACCAGTAGCTAGGGCAGGATGTGCTACAGCAGGCACACAATATGCACTCGTACATCCCGTCAAGCTTTGCTCTGTCCTTCTTGCTCTGCAGAATCTCCTTCCCCCGAACCGGCGGCGGGCTCTTCCGCTTCAACCACGGCTCAATACTCTTGTACTGGTTGTAGAAATTGGTCATGTCCACCACCAGATCCTTGATTACGAACATGTGCGGCAAAGGCATGATCGTCGAAGGCGGCCCCTCCGGAATCTTCGTCAGGCAGGCCAACCCGTTGCAGCCGTCAATGTTCATCGCACACGACCCGCAAATCCCTTCCCGGCACGACCGGCGGAAGGTGATGCTGGGGTCGATCTCGTTCTTGATCTTGATGAGTGCGTCGAGTACCATCGGGCCGCATTCTTTGAGGTCGATTTGGTAGTCCTGGAGTTCGGGCTTCACTGGGTTGTCCGGGTTCCACCGGTAGATTTGGAAGGTCTTGAGTTTGGAGTTGGGTCGGGCCTTCGGTTCCACCTGCTGCGCTTGGGCTTCCGACGCCTGCGCTCGGACACACACCATCTTCGCCGCCGGCGACGACTGAAACCTAGCCACTGCTCGTCGGACCAATCCAGTGGCCATAACGCTGCGTTtcgagggggagagagagagtgaacgaAGGTGATGACGATTGGGTGTTTCGGGCAGGGACTGTCAGGTGGGTTGGAAGGACGGAAAGGGGCTCTATAAATGTATACAGGAACCGCCATTGGCGAGGAGAAATAGGGTAATTATGGGGACGCTAGGGGGATACGACTGGAATTAGGACTGACATTAGCGGTCATAAATTGATTTCGTAAGCATTTGATCTTTGTCGTGGACATGTTGAACTCCAATTGGGGTGGTGATGACGTGGCAAGGTTTGAGCCGTTAGGTCAAATTGGTAGCGTGGAGTGCTCGTGGAACGATCAGCTCTGATTCGCCGTTAAAGTGAACCGACCCCGTCACCGTCATTTTAAGGTTATAGATGAGTCAGTCCAGTCGTCGGTGAGTAAGTTAAAGTTTGATTTGATAAAAGATTGTTATATTTGGTTTGTTAAGCTAAATGAATCgtgttttaagtttaattttaaaatgggttcaatttaaatagaataaaactcgtcttattaaaattaataaatatattcaattaGAATATTGTGAATTGTGAATTCTAATAGATTCGATTAGAAGTTCATAAATTAACTTGATTAAAAATTTGCGAATAATTCATAAACAATTTCgtctataaatatattaatatatttatttataattttataaattaatatttgttaatcaagatatatactaaaaaaaagtgagatacaAAAAGTATTTCGaataaaagtgtttttcattatatttgttaaattttttaaaaagaaatcatatgactttttatcttaaactttcaatataaatttttctCACCTCCTTTTAGAtaatttatcttgaactttacaaataaattattttgatagagatttattttactcattttaacaaacactacctaaatatattatttaacataaaattattaaactttaaattattataataatataattaaaataaatatatattaaaattattatatatatatattaatttaatcatttaacatcatataatatatgtatatgtaataaaaaaataaatttaagcaaaataacaaattttagcAAGCCCAAACTCGCCAACAAATGCACCAGCTCGTGTGGAGATCCAAGGGCGAAACCATGATTTTGGTTCAATGAAGAcaaacttaaatacaaaaataagataataatgataatattaaaataattttttatttttacaattgtTAGTTATAGTTTTTCATACTAGAAATTGCAATTGTTCAAGAAAGttatattgattatttgaatatttagaCTCGTCAAGACCACAAAAGACTAGTTTTTACCGTAGAAAAAGTcgaacacaatcaattgatacATTTAGACAAATTCAATAATCACACAGTGTTTGTTCTAACTGTCTGAAGAAaattatatcaatattttaCTACTGATTCATAAAAGTTTCACAGTTGTTTCGAACTTAATTATATGCACTATTAACATCTCCAACATGAACTTAAAGTTTagctttttttaaaaaaaaattatagaactTTTCTTTTACAAAAGAATCACCAACtccttattttctattatttgttttaaaaatataacaatataagTAAAATACGACATTTTTGCTCATACTATATTCCAATTAATCACCAAATTCATTAAACCAAGCTGAAATGAATCATCTTGATTTCAAGACTGACACAAATCTCTTTGcatataaattcttttaatttgatcttaaaaattaatattataatccATTATTATAGTTCTTAGCTTGAGATCCATAAGAAGTTGTGCAATatcaattttctcaattatttgttaatttgttcattttctttaatataaatttcttccATGCTTACTTTTTttgtttcacaatttttttcaatacttagttttatttgtatcatcattgtaaaaaaataaaattatgagcaaattgtaaaaaatgtcGTCATGGTTACTATTAAGCCATTATatactttctttctttaatacttatttttttatttctagtaataaaatatattatatttttttttctatttttaataataaattaatgtaaaaataaaaatttaaaaaaaaaattggcccaGTGGGGGCAACTGCCCCACTGGGCCTTAGGTGGCTTTGCCCCTATCGAGATTGAGCGTCAATCTTTTGATAAGCTAAGCTCGAGCTCCATTTCTATGAATAAAGTTTGAATTTAAAAACTAACTCGCAAATCGAGCCGGACCTTAGTAAAGTTCAACTTGACTTGATTCAATTACAATTCTAGTTGTTTGTTAcgtgtcaaaaaataaaaaaataagtaataataattatttaaatgaataaaattttaaataaaataaatctttgtatgataataaagttgtttcacaaattaaagattataaatttaaattttataacactAAAATGTCCTATTTACGTATATAATAGTATAGATGTAGGTCCTATTTACGTATATAAAATGTCCTATTTATAACACTAAAgtgttaaattttataacactTTAATTTTCCAAACAGCGATAAAATGCGAAAGGGAAGCCAAGAAGGAGATGTTAGCACTAGCCCGATTCTTAGGaattagtttgataaataatatacatttgTTGCTGATGTTACGTGGCCCAACAAGCCCATTTTCGAAAGGCCCACAAGAAGATAAAATCCTCCGAGACCTTTTTGGGTGAAGGCTCCCCCATGAGACCCCCTCGGCAAACCTATAAAAGAGATCCTAAGAGACTTTTTCAGGCAGCCCGAgtcatttttctaatattttgagggctgtttgttaaaatgagtaagataaggtggtatcaagataagattgtgaTGTTTTCTGGATCAAGATAtagaataatcaagataaaagtGAGAAACATtctaagatttctatcagactgtttgttaaattttttagaatctattgataattgtattttttctttccatgtgtttgttaatacatataataagcaccaagataagagtttttttttatcaaaatatccctattatcaaatttatgattaaaatagtattttatgattaatatgaattgtcaaaaaaattaagattaaaattaaaaataatattttatttttcaaattcatgtccaaaaataaatttaaaaagagttgaaaagagttaaataaaatatatatagagagagaaatttaaattttaaaaatcaattaaatgaataatgtcatttaaattttaaaaattgtcaaaacatataataatttaaaaatatattaaaaatattaattataagagttaaataaataaggttttttaataaatttaaatctttaaaatgcactaaatggcattaattatcttacaaggggaggataagtaattcagccttatcttgaaagagcaagataaatttatccgatggGAGAggttggataaatttatcttaaaagggggagataagaggtcacgtgagacATTTTTCGGAAATGATCAGATAaggttaacaaacacgttggaaataccaaacatccggaatgcttcccatatctaacattttctccctcttatcttggttaacaacCACCCGCTCGTGTATTTGATTacacatatttattataaaaaatatgtaactattataatattttttatggaatcaATTAAATatccttaatttttctatgaaaaatgtgtatagtataaacatttaaaatttctttccattgaattcattttctaaggaggtgggataatttttgttttctaagcaATATTATcgagaattaaattttaggtaatgtaatcaaacacacccttaatacaaattattacttttaaaatattcttgaaagtgaataaataatttcgaaattatgaaaaatctcGTCACTTCTCATTTAACGTCTTAGAGGTGACTCACTTTATCTAGatagacaaaaaaatataacacaaAACACATtactttctcttttaatttttaaaaaattaatttaaatatcaggCAAACTGTGTGATAGATGCTCCACGCTCTTTGTTTtactaattttcaaaaattgaatgttttttcacaattataaatttgttgttgtatCTCAATAATAACagataattgtattttatttttaataattaaataattttattaatgaataataaataCATCATGTTTGAAATCACCTAATTATTTAAGTTAAGTATAAGGAAATGATTAAcattgccaaatattaaaaaatttgagataCATCTCCCACGTTTGTAGATCCTACCACCATTTCCTGCGCCCTCTCACCCAAAGActcgctcgctctctctctctttccctctctttctctccctcgcTCTCTCTggcattcttcttctcttgcagAGCTCCTCCAATCTATTCTCCTATCATGGCGGCGGTAAGTTCGTTTCTCATTTCTGTCCCCTTTCCTTGTTACCGTTCATCGTATCAGACCAGGTTTCGTTTCTGTGCGATCGATTGATCAATTGTACAGAGGCCATGTATGTTTAGGTATTGACAATGGTGATGATCGTGATCGTTTTCAATTGAATTTCctggaaattaatttgtcaGATCTTAATCTTTATCTGCATTAAACACATTTTTACAATTAATCTTAGTCGGAGAGATCAGATTCGGCGATCTAACAGCAACTGCTAGATCGATCGAAACTGTTCCAGGAAGACTTGCATTTAGTGTTCTTTTCTCCTACAATCAGTAGGATTATATCTTGATCTACAGCCGATTTAAAAACTTGAATGCATTTGTGGCCGGCAGCAAAATAAAGGTAGGCCGTTGCCAAAGTTCGGCGAGTGGGATGTAAACAATCCAGCCTCGGCCGACGGTTTCACggtcatattttccaaggctaGAGATGAGAAGAAAACCACGGGAACTGCCGCCCATGCCGCACCGCTATCACAGAGGAACGATATTTCGGCCAGACAAGACCAAAATTTTCAGCAACCCCCACCGGTAAGATATCCTGCTTTCTTAAACCATGCCAATCTAATGAGTCATCAACGTGTTACAAAATTGTTCGCTCCTACTTTTGTTCTGTAGGAGAAGAAGTGGTTTTGTTGTTTCTGAGACAATGCTCGTCACTTCCGAGACGCTGCGGCGGCGGGGGGGTTTGGGGTTTGTCTGAAAGGCAGGGAAAGCAAGATTACATGTGATCTGTAGGGAAGAGGCGTCAAGCATGAAAAAAAAGGGCCAACACTTCGCTTAATATCTAGCTGATTGGAACCTCTCGTTGGGTCTCAGATGCTTATTTGTCAATTCTACATGTTCTAATACAAATTCTGGCCCATATTCTGCCATTTGATGTGTTATAGCCAATAAGCTTTGTACCAAATCCAACTGACTTGTGTGCTTTTCAAAAGAAGAGCTTCCTTTGCAAGATTTTATTCAGAGAAAATGGATCCAAACGATCCTCCTTCTATTTCTTGCTAAAATTAGTTCATATTTGATAGTTTAATTTCATCATTTCCTTATACCACAAGCAAACATGTACACTGCCATTTGATGTATACTTCTAGAGCAGAGAACACAAGACCTAAACCAGTGCTGGGCAGCACAACAAAACGATGGAAGTTGAAGACTTTTGCTGCTGCATCTCGGTTCTTGAGATGACGGTTATACCAACACGCAGATTTATATTTTACAATCCAATCCCCTGTTTTCATCTAAAGTATCACATTTCAAAAACCCAAAATTCAAAGTTTTTTTTGAGAATATGCAATCAATATAGCTTTATCAAAATCAATGCCTACTTTGAGCCACTCATACAAATGGCGATGGACCCGAGCATTGATAATTCAGTTAcacttttttattaaatccttGTTAGTAGTAAAGTATGATAAACTCCACACTTGTTAAACTTGAGTTTTATGGTTTACATGACTAAAGCACTACTATTAGGccatagaaaacaaaaagaaattgcTCTTAACACAACTCAAATCCCACACACAACTCAAATCCCACACTTCTTGTGCCCTAAATCAACACGTCTTGGATATTTAGTCTACCATCCTAACGACGGAAGAAGTGGGTTTAACATTAACGCGCAAATGGGATGTACATAAATCTTTTCAAAACACATTGCATATTTGAATTGACTTTTAAAGGGCAAAACAtgaaaattattctatttttttcggggtaaatttatagtttatttaattatttcaattttggcaattaAATCCAAATGAGTTTAATGaggtgtaattttatctaatatataaaatcgatttagagagagtatatttattttgacttgacACGTCaagtgttatataataataatatttatgaaaattagcATTATAATAAGCATCGATTCAAAGAGGCAAATATTTCTGCCCTCTCCGTTTCCCTATGAATCTTGGTGCATGGAATATTAGGGGTCTGAACATTAGTATATGATTAATTGgtgcatatatattaataagaagGCTTGTAGATGGAGTGGTCACGCGTGAAGGCGTGGAGCCATGTGGGCCCATGGGTGCGTGCGGCCATGAGGGCGCATGAGCCGGCATGCGGCCACGAGGCCATGTGCAGCCATGTAGGGTGGGAGTAGTGTAATTTAGTGGGTTGGTTTGTTTGTCATGTGAGTTTGGGCTGAAAAAAAAGGAATTAGAGATGAGATTGTTTGAGAAATTGAgttttgttgtatcatattttttggtatatgagaaaaagTGTTTGATGCAAAATCTATCCTTGTGaaaatcatatttcaaaataagctttcatatttcgaaacaatgcataaaaaattttaGGCGTGAATGCTCAATTGTTTGAAAGAATCCAAATGCAtgtgtgatgtttcgaaaccaagtgtttatgtttcgaaacattgttCTTATATGTTTCTCTAGATGTTTTGAAATGATCTTGGTCTAAGTTTAAATGTTTGCTAAATCtgcatattatattttgaaacctatcTTGAATTtaagaagtatgtttcgaaatctaccctattatgtttcgaaacctatgtctctGTCTGCAAAGCATTCAAACGTTTTtgagttgcatatgttttgaaagaagtttttgaagtatgtttcgaaacctccgACTCTCTGTCAgtagaatattttcaaaaccaagAAGCATGGGAGCTAAATGCTTATTTAGTCTAAAAAgctttcaaaatcattttaaagtGATTTCTCCATGCCCTGCAATCTCATTTATTAAATGGTTGAGTGGAGATCTATTTCATATCCTAATGGCCATGAGATTCCTAAGGATGTTGTCTCCCACTTGTCTgtgtctctaagtgctttgtcTAGTTGGAagcttgtatgtttcgaaaccttggtTTATTtctatgatgtttcgaaacacaatATGCacgtttcaaaacctactttcctaatcttgtctctaacggcaaTTTTCAACCATATCCTtgtttcttgatatatataacaGGTCTTTAAAGATTAAAAGACATCCACAACACACAAGAACAAGAGAAAGCAAGCACTTACTCATATACACTCTCAAGAGACACAAGTCACACTCACAAGCACATGTGAAAGAAAATAGTTGACAAACATCCAACGAAGATCCTTTGTATCCATCTTGAAATGTGCTGTGTGGAGTGAAAAATGAGAAGCGAACTAAAACATTCTTTCATCTAAGCTCTCCTATTCTCAAACCAAGAAGGTTTGTATAGCCATATTGGTAAGAAAGTTTCATTGCATGAAATTTATCGGGCTGTAAGAGATAAAACTTTACTTATCTTGTTTtagttgtaaggtttgagtttagcctaaaaacTCATTGAggaaaggtttgagttgagcttaAAACTCATAAGTTGTAAGGTTCGAGTTTATCCCgaaaaaactcattgtggtgaaggtttgagttaagccataaaaactcaccatgtaaggttttagggtgaaccatggtaaaacccttagtgtgtttgatcactagtgaaagtgattgtgattgaaaatcctttaagtgggtaagcttgaaggtaatgcagtaggcgggtgccgaaccactataaatctcatgTACTCGTGTCTTGTCTATTTCTCTAGCTTATTGTTGTTGCCTATGCATTCAAAAGAAATagttttcaaaagctaaaggagtttcaaaataagcaaaccaGAGagcaaggtttcgaaacataccttctAGTAAgttagatttcgaaacatactcatctgtgtttcgaaacatacttaacagagatgttagttttgaaacatactctttcaggtttcgaaacctagtatCCTGCAAGctaaagtttttcaagttattGAAAATCTACccgaatcccaattcaccccccttttggGATTATTTgacattatatagaactaacaagtttgagagaaagagattgaaaTATACAACACTATCAGAGACACACaaagagagattgagattgGAGGAAAGAAACTATGAGAGACagagagattggaagaaagaaataatcaaTGTGAGttaatgttatatgtatttcctgCACTATTCCTTATGGGCTAGATTCAGTCCAATGGGTCGGCCCAATCACCTAGAGCCCAAAAGGTCCAAGTGACCTCATCAAAGAAAGCTCATACACCGCTGAAATATGAGCTCATATCGTGGATCCATGCGAGCTCCTAACGAGCCCCAGGCAAGACCTCTAGCGAGCTCCCTGAGATCTATTCAACGAGCTTTCGATAAAACTCCTAGTCTGCTGGTCCAACCGTTTAGCTCGCTGGCCTAAATCCTTCAGCTCGCATAGGCAACAAAGCTGCTGAATAGCCTAAGGCGGGGACCCACTCACTTTATCCAAAAGCAAATTATACTCCTCGTAATAAGGATTCCACTCCTGATTTTATACAGAAGATAAGGACTGTTTATCCCccattatatcatttttttatttttatatcttatgcaaATTGTAAATGCctttcattataaataggggtcagaAATATCATTAAGGGGACGACaagaagaataatcagatatCGCAACTCTGGAAGAATAATCAGGGTACGATCATGGAGTAGGCATCATTTTGGTCAAATCACGTGAAAACTCTTTGTGTTCTTCCCATCTTGTTCTTCCTCCTTGCATTTTGG from Diospyros lotus cultivar Yz01 chromosome 6, ASM1463336v1, whole genome shotgun sequence encodes:
- the LOC127804710 gene encoding protein NOI4, with the translated sequence MAAQNKGRPLPKFGEWDVNNPASADGFTVIFSKARDEKKTTGTAAHAAPLSQRNDISARQDQNFQQPPPEKKWFCCF
- the LOC127803292 gene encoding succinate dehydrogenase [ubiquinone] iron-sulfur subunit 2, mitochondrial, which codes for MATGLVRRAVARFQSSPAAKMVCVRAQASEAQAQQVEPKARPNSKLKTFQIYRWNPDNPVKPELQDYQIDLKECGPMVLDALIKIKNEIDPSITFRRSCREGICGSCAMNIDGCNGLACLTKIPEGPPSTIMPLPHMFVIKDLVVDMTNFYNQYKSIEPWLKRKSPPPVRGKEILQSKKDRAKLDGMYECILCACCSTSCPSYWWNPESYLGPAALLHANRWIMDSRDEYTKERLDAICDEFKLYRCHTILNCARACPKGLNPGKQITNIKQLQLLNGI